Proteins encoded within one genomic window of Aphelocoma coerulescens isolate FSJ_1873_10779 chromosome 9, UR_Acoe_1.0, whole genome shotgun sequence:
- the LOC138114820 gene encoding cytochrome P450 2J6-like, giving the protein MPTPAWIPLLCPMLAKTHGNMYTLWFGWVPVVILNGFEAVKDGMTTHPEDVSGRLVSPFFRALAKGKGIILASGRSWKQQRRFGIMTLRNLGMGKKGLEHRVQEEASHLVELFVNLKGRPVDPSFPLFHSISNVICAVVFGYHFSDEDKTFHELIRATEKIFRFAGSFVHQMYEILPWLLCRLPGPHKKVLACYDVLSSFARKEIRRHVERGIPAEPQDFIDFYLAEIEKSKEGAKPKYDEENLVYVINDLFLGGSETSSTTLYWGLLYMVVNPDIQEKVQKELDAVLGPSQLICYEDRRKLPYTNAVVHEIQRFSNIVFVGVPRLCVRNTTLLGFPVKKGTIVIPNIASVLYDPEQWETPRQFNPGHFLDKEGNFIPREAFLPFSAGHRVCLGEHLARTELFIFFASLLRAFTFRLPEGVSKISTEPVLGGTLQPHPYRVCAIPR; this is encoded by the exons ATGCCCACCCCTGCTTGGATACCTCTGCTGTGTCCAATG CTGGCAAAAACTCATGGTAACATGTACACTCTGTGGTTTGGGTGGGTCCCAGTGGTTATCCTGAACGGATTTGAAGCAGTGAAGGATGGTATGACCACACACCCTGAAGATGTTTCTGGGAGGCTGGTGTCACCTTTCTTCAGAGCATTGGCCAAAGGAAAAG GTATTATCCTGGCAAGTGGTCGCTCCTGGAAGCAGCAGAGACGCTTTGGAATAATGACTCTACGCaatttgggaatggggaaaaaaggcctGGAGCATCGAGTGCAAGAGGAGGCCTCTCACTTGGTGGAACTTTTTGTGAACCTAAAAG GAAGACCTGTGGatccttctttccctcttttccattCTATTTCAAATGTAATTTGTGCTGTGGTTTTTGGATATCACTTCTCTGATGAGGACAAAACCTTCCATGAACTGATCCGTGCTACAGAGAAAATATTCAGGTTTGCAGGCAGCTTTGTTCATCAG ATGTACGAAatcctgccctggctgctgtgtCGCCTCCCCGGGCCTCATAAGAAGGTGTTGGCTTGCTATGATGTCCTGAGTTCTTTTGCAAGGAAGGAGATCAGAAGACATGTAGAGAGAGGGATACCAGCTGAACCACAGGATTTCATTGACTTTTACCTGGCTGAGATTGAGAAA TCTAAAGAGGGGGCCAAGCCCAAGTATGATGAAGAGAATTTGGTGTATGTCATAAACGATCTTTTTCTTGGTGGATCAGAGACCTCAAGCACTACACTGTACTGGGGACTGCTCTATATGGTGGTGAATCCAGACATCCAAG AGAAAGTGCAGAAGGAGCTGGATGCTGTTCTGGGTCCTTCCCAGTTAATTTGCTACGAGGATCGGAGAAAACTGCCCTACACAAATGCTGTGGTTCATGAGATCCAGCGCTTCAGCAACATTGTCTTTGTTGGCGTCCCCAGATTGTGTGTGAGGAACACAACACTGCTGGGATTCCCTGTCAAAAAG GGCACCATTGTTATACCAAATATAGCATCTGTTCTGTATGACCCTGAACAATGGGAGACACCTCGACAGTTCAACCCTGGCCATTTTCTGGATAAAGAAGGAAATTTCATACCTCGAGAAGCTTTCTTACCATTCTCAGCAG GGCACCGGGTGTGTTTGGGGGAGCACTTAGCAAGGACCGAgctcttcattttctttgccaGCCTCCTGCGGGCGTTCACCTTCCGGCTCCCCGAGGGGGTGAGCAAGATCAGCACTGAGCCCGTTCTGGGGGGCACACTGCAGCCCCACCCCTACAGGGTTTGTGCCATCCCACGCTAG